In one window of Armatimonadota bacterium DNA:
- a CDS encoding type II toxin-antitoxin system RelE/ParE family toxin: protein MQVLVSPAAERDIRRLSPRAAQRIFAALRALRDTPRPQGSLLLRNYHPPTWRIRVGDWRILYEINDDAGVVLITGVRHRSKAY, encoded by the coding sequence ATGCAGGTTCTCGTTTCGCCGGCCGCAGAGCGCGATATCCGCCGGCTGTCCCCACGCGCAGCCCAACGCATCTTTGCCGCCCTGCGCGCTCTTCGCGACACCCCGCGTCCTCAGGGATCTCTACTACTTCGCAATTACCACCCTCCCACCTGGCGCATCCGAGTTGGCGACTGGCGGATCTTGTACGAAATCAACGATGACGCCGGAGTTGTCCTCATCACCGGTGTGCGCCACCGCAGCAAGGCCTACTGA
- a CDS encoding archease produces MTDPRYRFEVRDHAADKAATAYGRTLDELFEAAAHAMFDIAVDLSTVHAAETRDITLEEQYGEDLLRQWLDELLFLFDTEKIVFSEFSAQVECPQSPERTCRRVGEFAEPEGKLWRLRAAARGQRYSDAMERRGAVVKAVTYHNFALRPPDTPGGDWVAEMVFDV; encoded by the coding sequence ATGACCGACCCGCGCTATCGCTTCGAGGTCCGCGATCACGCCGCCGACAAAGCGGCGACGGCGTACGGCAGGACGCTCGACGAACTCTTCGAGGCGGCGGCGCATGCGATGTTCGACATCGCGGTGGACCTAAGCACGGTGCACGCCGCGGAAACGCGCGACATCACCCTCGAGGAGCAGTACGGCGAGGATCTGCTCCGCCAGTGGCTGGATGAGTTGCTGTTTCTGTTTGACACCGAGAAGATCGTGTTCAGTGAGTTCTCCGCGCAGGTCGAATGCCCGCAGTCGCCGGAGCGCACCTGCCGCCGGGTCGGGGAGTTCGCGGAACCCGAGGGAAAACTGTGGCGGCTGCGAGCCGCCGCGCGCGGGCAGCGCTATTCCGATGCGATGGAGCGCCGCGGCGCGGTGGTCAAGGCCGTCACCTACCACAACTTCGCGCTGCGTCCGCCGGATACGCCCGGCGGCGACTGGGTGGCGGAAATGGTCTTCGACGTGTAG
- a CDS encoding aldo/keto reductase, with protein MQFRKLGRTGLEVTAVGFGGIPIMGANCPVGCVPEDEAVRIIQYALDKGINFIDTARSYTDSEHRIGLAVKGRSPRPYIATKTYIDFRGGDLDRFSRDIDESLAALDVDCIDLYQIHYIDRGIELAFGAEGAVARMQKARDEGKIRHIGVTAHDPDIAIKALESGEFETVQVPFNVVKPEAAEKLFPFCLERGIGVICMKP; from the coding sequence ATGCAGTTTCGTAAGCTCGGCCGCACCGGCCTCGAGGTGACAGCAGTGGGATTCGGCGGCATTCCGATCATGGGCGCCAACTGCCCGGTCGGCTGCGTCCCCGAGGACGAGGCCGTTCGCATCATCCAATACGCGCTGGACAAGGGCATCAACTTCATAGATACCGCGCGCTCCTACACCGACAGCGAACACCGCATCGGCCTCGCCGTCAAGGGGCGCAGCCCGCGGCCGTACATCGCCACCAAGACCTATATTGACTTCAGAGGGGGCGACCTCGACCGCTTCTCGCGCGACATTGACGAGAGTTTGGCGGCGCTCGACGTGGACTGCATAGATCTCTATCAGATCCACTACATTGACCGGGGGATCGAGTTGGCGTTCGGCGCGGAGGGGGCGGTTGCGAGGATGCAGAAGGCGCGCGACGAGGGCAAGATCCGCCACATCGGCGTCACGGCGCACGATCCCGATATCGCGATCAAGGCGCTGGAGAGCGGGGAATTCGAGACGGTGCAGGTGCCGTTCAACGTCGTGAAGCCGGAGGCTGCGGAGAAGCTGTTCCCGTTCTGCCTGGAGCGCGGCATCGGCGTCATCTGCATGAAGCCG
- a CDS encoding CTP synthase translates to MTKFIFVTGGVVSSIGKGITTACLGRLLRDRGYRITVQKIDPYLNVDAGTMNPHQHGEVFVTDDGAETDLDLGHYERFVDLNLTRLANVTTGQIYGNVIQKERRGDYLGKCVQVIPHLTDEIKARIHEAARQDNAEVGIVEIGGTVGDIEGLPFLEAIRQMKSDLGPGNSAYVHVTLIPFVGPAGESKTKPTQHSVRELRSIGIHPDLLMCRSRMPLSEEMREKISLFCDVPLEAVIEGLDTDSIYELPLIFERQGLAHLIEQRLSLEAREPNHAEWEHVVERVRNPEQSCTIALVGKYMVVPDAYISIIEAIKHGGIAERAAVTIKRVNAEDIMEQGAPGLLADVDAVLVPGGFGGRGIEGKVDAITYVRENKVPFLGLCLGMQCAVIEFARNCCGMDGAHSAEFEPKSPYPVLDLLPEQKAVANKGATMRLGASPVRVATGTLAHSLYGQGLILERHRHRYEVNNAHREALESAGMVMSGTSPDGRLVEMVEVPAHPYFIASQFHPEFKSRPNRAHPLFQGLVRAALARKEERAQSERQVAR, encoded by the coding sequence ATGACCAAGTTCATCTTCGTAACGGGCGGTGTCGTGAGTTCCATCGGCAAGGGCATCACCACCGCCTGCCTCGGGCGCCTGCTGCGCGACCGGGGCTACCGCATCACCGTCCAGAAGATTGACCCCTACCTCAACGTTGACGCGGGCACCATGAACCCCCACCAGCACGGCGAGGTGTTCGTCACCGATGACGGCGCCGAGACCGATCTAGACCTGGGCCACTACGAGCGGTTCGTCGACCTCAACCTGACGCGGCTGGCGAACGTCACGACGGGTCAGATCTACGGCAACGTGATCCAGAAGGAGCGCCGGGGGGACTACCTCGGGAAGTGCGTGCAGGTCATCCCCCATCTCACCGACGAGATCAAGGCACGCATTCACGAGGCTGCCCGGCAGGATAACGCTGAGGTCGGCATCGTCGAGATCGGGGGCACCGTCGGCGACATCGAGGGGCTGCCGTTCCTCGAAGCCATCCGTCAAATGAAGAGCGACCTCGGGCCAGGCAACAGCGCGTACGTCCACGTGACCCTGATTCCCTTCGTCGGCCCGGCGGGCGAGAGCAAGACGAAGCCCACTCAGCACAGCGTGCGCGAACTGCGCAGCATCGGCATTCACCCCGATCTGCTGATGTGCCGCTCGAGGATGCCGCTGTCCGAGGAGATGCGCGAGAAGATCAGCCTGTTCTGCGATGTGCCCCTGGAGGCGGTGATCGAGGGGCTCGACACGGATTCCATTTACGAGCTTCCGCTTATCTTCGAGCGCCAGGGCCTGGCGCATCTGATCGAGCAGAGGCTGAGCCTGGAGGCGCGCGAGCCGAACCATGCCGAATGGGAGCACGTCGTCGAGCGCGTGCGCAATCCGGAGCAGTCGTGCACCATCGCCCTGGTGGGCAAGTACATGGTCGTGCCCGACGCCTATATCAGCATCATCGAGGCAATCAAGCACGGCGGCATCGCCGAGCGTGCGGCGGTGACGATCAAGCGCGTCAATGCCGAGGACATCATGGAGCAGGGGGCGCCAGGCCTGCTGGCGGACGTGGACGCGGTGCTCGTGCCGGGTGGGTTCGGCGGCCGAGGCATCGAGGGCAAGGTTGACGCGATCACGTACGTCCGCGAGAACAAGGTGCCGTTCCTGGGATTGTGCCTCGGCATGCAGTGCGCGGTGATCGAGTTCGCGCGGAACTGCTGCGGGATGGACGGGGCGCACAGCGCCGAATTCGAGCCGAAGTCGCCGTACCCCGTGCTCGACCTGCTGCCGGAGCAGAAGGCCGTAGCCAACAAGGGAGCAACGATGCGCCTGGGGGCGAGCCCGGTCAGAGTCGCCACTGGCACGCTGGCACACAGCCTGTACGGCCAAGGGCTTATCCTGGAGCGCCATCGCCATCGCTACGAGGTGAATAACGCCCACCGCGAGGCACTCGAGTCCGCCGGGATGGTGATGAGCGGCACCTCTCCCGACGGCCGTCTGGTGGAGATGGTCGAAGTGCCAGCCCATCCGTATTTCATCGCGAGCCAATTCCATCCCGAGTTCAAGTCGCGGCCGAACCGCGCGCATCCCTTGTTCCAAGGCCTGGTGCGGGCGGCGCTGGCACGCAAGGAGGAGCGGGCGCAGAGCGAGCGGCAGGTCGCGCGGTAG
- a CDS encoding hydroxymethylpyrimidine/phosphomethylpyrimidine kinase, whose translation DDVGADAVKTGMLSSTAVVEVVAERLAAHEAANYVLDPVIVAKDGTHLLTDDGVRAVREKLLPLAILVTPNAPEAEALTGEAVSSADGAARAARALVDMGANAALVKGGHLPGQAVDVLWDGAEETRLTNPRIAGPPVHGTGCVLSAAVAAYLARGEALAAAVAKARGFLQDALTETFSTGGSFQLFAPFQHRD comes from the coding sequence GATGACGTCGGCGCGGACGCGGTGAAGACGGGCATGCTGTCCTCGACCGCGGTCGTGGAGGTTGTGGCGGAGCGCCTCGCGGCCCATGAGGCGGCGAACTACGTTCTCGATCCGGTCATCGTGGCCAAGGACGGCACGCACCTGTTGACCGACGACGGCGTGCGCGCGGTGCGGGAGAAGCTGCTGCCGCTGGCGATTCTCGTGACGCCGAACGCGCCCGAGGCCGAGGCGTTGACGGGGGAGGCCGTTTCCAGTGCGGACGGCGCGGCGCGGGCGGCGCGGGCGCTGGTGGACATGGGGGCGAACGCGGCGCTGGTCAAGGGCGGACACTTGCCGGGGCAAGCGGTGGACGTCTTGTGGGACGGCGCCGAGGAGACCCGGCTGACGAACCCGCGCATTGCGGGGCCTCCGGTTCACGGCACGGGCTGCGTGCTGTCGGCGGCGGTTGCGGCATATCTCGCGCGCGGCGAGGCGCTGGCCGCCGCAGTCGCCAAGGCGCGCGGATTCCTCCAGGACGCGCTCACAGAGACGTTCTCGACCGGCGGCAGCTTCCAGCTCTTCGCGCCATTCCAGCACCGGGACTGA
- the hydG gene encoding [FeFe] hydrogenase H-cluster radical SAM maturase HydG: LPVDGFRALKDAGIGTYQCFQETYHPDQYSYLHPSGRKADYQWRLGCMDRAFEGGIDDVGMGVLFGLYDHRFDVLALLAHAAYLDERYGIGPHTLSFPRIEPAQNAPAAEAPPAPVSDDDVRFIVAVLRLAVPYTGIIMSTRETAEMRRELFGLGVSQLSAGSRTYPGAYSDGRAHVEEAEQFALGDTRSLDLVVRDLCENRYLPSFCTSCYRLGRTGKDFMDIAKPGLIQRFCTPNALLTFQEYLLDYASPDTRAVGERLTAQLLGQVAPALRAKVKERLAAIRAGERDLYQ, translated from the coding sequence TCTGCCCGTGGACGGCTTCCGAGCGCTGAAGGACGCCGGCATCGGCACCTACCAGTGCTTCCAGGAGACGTACCATCCCGACCAGTACAGCTATCTGCATCCGTCGGGACGCAAGGCCGACTATCAGTGGCGGCTAGGCTGCATGGATCGGGCGTTCGAGGGCGGCATTGATGACGTCGGGATGGGAGTGCTGTTCGGGCTGTACGATCACCGCTTCGATGTGCTGGCGCTGCTGGCGCATGCCGCGTATCTCGACGAGCGCTATGGAATCGGGCCGCACACACTGTCCTTCCCGCGCATCGAGCCGGCGCAGAACGCGCCCGCCGCTGAGGCGCCGCCCGCCCCGGTGAGTGACGACGACGTCCGCTTCATCGTCGCGGTGCTGCGCCTCGCGGTTCCCTACACGGGGATCATCATGAGCACGCGCGAGACAGCCGAGATGAGGCGCGAGTTGTTCGGCCTCGGCGTGTCTCAGCTTTCCGCCGGCTCGCGCACCTACCCCGGAGCCTACTCCGACGGCCGCGCGCATGTGGAGGAGGCAGAGCAGTTCGCCCTCGGCGATACGCGCTCTCTCGACCTGGTCGTGCGCGATCTGTGCGAGAACCGCTACCTGCCGAGCTTCTGCACCTCGTGCTATCGCCTGGGACGCACCGGCAAGGACTTCATGGACATAGCGAAGCCGGGCCTGATCCAGCGTTTCTGCACGCCGAACGCGCTGCTGACGTTCCAGGAATACTTGCTCGATTACGCCAGCCCCGATACCCGCGCGGTGGGCGAACGCCTGACGGCGCAACTGCTGGGGCAAGTGGCCCCCGCCTTGCGAGCGAAGGTGAAAGAACGGCTCGCCGCGATACGCGCGGGAGAGCGAGATCTGTACCAGTGA
- the hydE gene encoding [FeFe] hydrogenase H-cluster radical SAM maturase HydE — MLTRLEATGRASREELTLLLGATGADAAALYVAADRVRAAAVGDEVHLRALLEFSNHCRRNCLYCGVRRERRDLSRYRMRPEEILRTAHAAAALGYRTVVLQSGEDATYTAAGLASLIRQIKRECDAAVTLSIGERTEEEYRLLREAGADRYLLRIETSSPALYRDLHPDSDWHERRERLRVLRRLGYQVGSGVLIGAPGQTVEMLADDLLFLQEFELDMIGVGPFIPHPSTPLGGALPGALDIALGFVALLRLLCPQALIPATTALGALHPEGRERALRAGADVLMVNVTPYRFGRRYDLYPGKTSIGDGAAGCRRAAEELVARLGRRAASGYGDSRLPGAHPRVCQGAPA, encoded by the coding sequence ATTCTGACGCGCCTGGAGGCCACCGGCCGCGCTTCGCGCGAGGAACTGACGCTCCTGCTCGGCGCGACCGGGGCGGATGCCGCGGCGCTGTATGTGGCGGCGGACCGGGTGCGCGCGGCCGCGGTTGGCGATGAGGTCCACCTGCGGGCGCTACTTGAGTTCTCGAATCACTGCCGGCGGAACTGCCTGTACTGCGGCGTGCGCCGCGAGCGGCGGGATCTCTCCCGGTATCGGATGCGCCCGGAGGAGATACTGAGAACCGCGCACGCTGCGGCGGCGCTGGGATATCGTACGGTGGTTCTACAGTCGGGCGAGGATGCGACGTACACGGCCGCCGGGCTGGCGTCATTGATACGGCAGATCAAGCGGGAATGCGACGCGGCAGTGACGCTGTCCATCGGCGAGAGAACGGAAGAGGAATACCGGCTGCTGCGCGAAGCGGGGGCGGACCGCTATCTGCTGCGGATCGAAACCTCGTCGCCCGCGTTGTACCGCGACCTGCATCCGGACTCGGACTGGCACGAGCGCCGAGAGCGGTTGCGCGTGCTTCGACGGCTTGGGTATCAAGTCGGGTCGGGGGTGCTCATCGGGGCGCCCGGCCAGACCGTGGAAATGCTCGCCGACGATCTGCTGTTCCTGCAGGAATTCGAACTGGACATGATAGGCGTCGGACCATTCATCCCCCACCCCTCCACCCCCCTCGGTGGAGCGCTCCCGGGCGCGCTGGATATCGCGCTGGGGTTCGTCGCGCTGCTGCGTTTGCTGTGTCCGCAAGCGCTCATCCCAGCGACCACCGCGCTCGGGGCGCTCCATCCCGAGGGGCGAGAGCGGGCGCTGCGCGCGGGCGCCGACGTGCTCATGGTCAACGTGACTCCGTACCGGTTCGGACGACGCTACGATCTTTATCCGGGTAAGACATCTATAGGGGACGGGGCAGCGGGGTGCCGCCGCGCGGCGGAGGAGCTGGTTGCGAGGCTCGGGCGCCGCGCGGCCAGCGGCTACGGGGACAGCCGACTTCCGGGCGCTCACCCCCGGGTGTGCCAGGGGGCGCCGGCATGA
- the hydF gene encoding [FeFe] hydrogenase H-cluster maturation GTPase HydF, translated as MSQTLNDTPLGSRLHIGIFGRRNAGKSSLINALTNQDAAIVSDIPGTTTDPVRKAMEIQPLGPVVIIDTAGIDDTGSLGEARIRHTLRVLDKTDVALLVLDPQAGTDRYEDELADRIVGAGVPLIAVANKTDLGLGDDALVAWAASRGLPLARCSATTRQGIDIVRTLLIKHAPTGWVMPTILGDLIQPGDAVVLVVPIDKAAPKGRLILPQVMTIRDVIDNEAHAVVVKERELRHCLSTLARQPALVVTDSQALLKASVDTPPQVPFTSFSILFGRYKGDLEALARGARAVDDLRPGDKVLIAEACTHHPVGDAIGQVQIPRWLRQHVGGELDFSFVAGQDYPEDLSPYGLVVHCGGCMINRQEMLSRIERAERAGTPIVNYGVLLGRMHGVLERALTPFPLALMAYERAEDERLPTGLPLAARGQKCAARRRA; from the coding sequence ATGAGCCAGACGCTTAACGATACGCCGCTCGGCAGCCGGCTGCACATCGGCATCTTCGGGCGGCGGAATGCGGGCAAGTCGAGCCTCATCAATGCGCTGACGAACCAGGATGCGGCGATCGTCTCGGACATCCCGGGGACGACCACCGACCCGGTACGCAAGGCGATGGAGATACAGCCGCTGGGGCCGGTGGTCATCATCGACACCGCAGGGATAGACGACACGGGGTCTCTCGGCGAGGCCCGCATTCGGCATACGCTGCGGGTGCTCGACAAGACGGATGTCGCGCTGCTGGTGCTCGACCCGCAGGCGGGCACGGATCGCTATGAAGACGAACTGGCGGATCGTATCGTCGGTGCCGGCGTGCCGTTGATCGCCGTCGCAAACAAGACCGACCTCGGACTGGGCGATGATGCTCTGGTTGCCTGGGCCGCCTCGCGCGGCCTGCCGCTTGCGCGCTGTTCGGCCACCACGCGCCAGGGCATAGACATCGTGAGGACGCTCTTGATCAAGCACGCGCCGACGGGGTGGGTCATGCCCACCATCCTCGGCGACCTGATCCAACCGGGCGACGCGGTGGTCCTGGTCGTGCCGATAGACAAGGCGGCGCCCAAAGGGCGGCTCATCCTGCCGCAGGTGATGACGATTCGCGATGTAATCGACAATGAGGCGCACGCCGTTGTGGTCAAGGAGCGAGAGCTGCGGCACTGTCTGAGCACACTCGCGAGGCAGCCGGCCCTGGTGGTCACGGATTCGCAGGCGCTGCTGAAGGCCTCGGTGGACACGCCGCCGCAGGTGCCGTTCACGAGCTTCTCGATTCTGTTTGGACGATACAAGGGCGACCTGGAGGCGCTCGCGCGCGGGGCTCGCGCGGTGGATGATTTGCGCCCCGGGGACAAGGTGCTCATCGCCGAGGCATGCACCCATCATCCGGTGGGAGACGCGATCGGACAGGTGCAGATCCCGCGGTGGCTGCGTCAGCATGTCGGCGGCGAGCTTGACTTCAGCTTCGTCGCCGGGCAGGATTACCCGGAGGATCTGTCACCGTACGGGTTGGTGGTTCACTGCGGCGGGTGTATGATAAACCGTCAGGAGATGCTGTCGCGCATTGAGCGCGCCGAGCGCGCGGGCACGCCGATCGTGAATTACGGCGTGCTGCTGGGACGGATGCACGGCGTACTGGAACGGGCGCTCACGCCGTTTCCGCTTGCGCTCATGGCGTACGAGCGAGCGGAGGATGAGCGGCTGCCGACGGGCCTGCCGCTCGCAGCGAGAGGGCAGAAGTGCGCGGCGAGGCGTCGGGCATGA
- a CDS encoding sulfide/dihydroorotate dehydrogenase-like FAD/NAD-binding protein yields MFRVRSATGLGPDLTRLDIEAPDLARAAQPGQFLMLRIDEEGERIPLTIADSDPDAGTVSVIFLAVGKTTQQLSRLKPRDAVLDVAGPLGRHMEIEKVGTVVCVGGGVGVPALYPKARALKHAGNYVISVIGARTAELLVLVDEMSAISDEVRITTDDGSRGRKGFVSDELKDMLEDTSRGIDLVVAVGPIPMMAAVAETTRPYGVKTLVSLNPIMVDGTGMCGGCRVTVGGETKFACVDGPVFDAHEVNFTELAKRQTRFVDFERRAKEEYEHACRLQQA; encoded by the coding sequence GTGTTTCGTGTTCGTTCAGCCACTGGACTCGGGCCGGACTTGACGCGACTCGACATCGAGGCGCCGGATCTGGCCCGCGCGGCTCAGCCGGGGCAGTTCCTGATGCTACGCATCGACGAGGAGGGGGAACGGATTCCGCTGACGATCGCGGACAGCGATCCCGACGCGGGGACGGTCAGCGTCATCTTCCTCGCCGTGGGCAAGACAACCCAGCAGCTGAGCCGTCTCAAGCCGCGCGACGCGGTGCTCGACGTCGCCGGCCCGTTGGGGCGGCACATGGAGATCGAGAAGGTCGGGACCGTCGTGTGCGTCGGCGGCGGCGTGGGCGTCCCCGCCCTGTACCCCAAGGCGCGCGCGCTCAAGCACGCGGGCAATTACGTTATCAGCGTCATCGGGGCGCGGACCGCCGAATTGCTGGTGCTGGTGGACGAGATGAGCGCCATCAGCGACGAGGTGCGGATCACGACGGACGACGGATCGCGCGGCCGCAAAGGGTTCGTGTCCGACGAACTCAAGGACATGTTGGAGGACACGTCACGCGGGATTGACCTCGTGGTCGCGGTCGGGCCGATTCCGATGATGGCGGCGGTGGCGGAGACAACGCGGCCATACGGGGTGAAGACCCTGGTGAGCCTGAACCCGATCATGGTGGACGGGACGGGAATGTGCGGCGGCTGCCGGGTGACCGTAGGCGGCGAGACGAAGTTCGCGTGCGTTGACGGCCCGGTGTTCGACGCCCACGAGGTCAACTTCACAGAGCTAGCGAAGCGCCAGACGAGATTCGTTGATTTCGAGCGGCGCGCGAAGGAGGAATACGAGCATGCCTGCCGACTCCAGCAAGCCTGA
- the gltA gene encoding NADPH-dependent glutamate synthase has product MPADSSKPERPPRQRMPEQDAKVRAGNFDEVALGFTEELAIAEASRCLQCKKPKCIAGCPVGVDIPGFLALAGEGKFAEAAALLREKNSLPAMCGRVCPQETQCEGVCVLGRKSEPVAVGRVERFVGDYVLGRGDLKSAAPDGPRVAVVGSGPAGLTVAGDLARRGYRVTVFEALHAGGGVLRYGIPNFRLPKTVLQAETDYVRGLGVELRLDAVIGRLYTLPQLLESGYSAAFIGTGAGTPHFLEIEGENLNGVYSANEFLTRANLMQAYRVGEVDTPIWVGDRVVVVGGGNVAMDAARVALRLGAREVSIVYRRSRTEMPARAEEVAHAEEEGIRFEMLTNPTRILSDGDFWVGGIECQRMDLGEPDESGRRRPVPRPGSEFVIAADTVIIAIGTAANPLVQQTTPGLAVNQRGYIVVDNETGLTSLPRVYAGGDIVTGSATVIEAMGAGRRAASAIHEELS; this is encoded by the coding sequence ATGCCTGCCGACTCCAGCAAGCCTGAGCGGCCCCCGCGCCAGCGCATGCCGGAACAGGACGCGAAGGTCCGCGCCGGCAACTTCGACGAGGTCGCCCTCGGCTTCACGGAGGAGTTGGCGATCGCCGAAGCCTCGCGCTGTCTGCAGTGCAAGAAGCCGAAATGCATCGCGGGTTGCCCGGTGGGCGTTGACATCCCGGGCTTTCTGGCTCTCGCGGGAGAGGGGAAGTTCGCCGAAGCGGCCGCGCTGCTGCGGGAGAAGAACAGCCTGCCCGCCATGTGCGGGCGCGTATGCCCGCAGGAGACTCAGTGCGAAGGAGTGTGTGTGCTCGGACGCAAGTCGGAGCCGGTTGCGGTGGGGCGCGTCGAGCGCTTCGTCGGCGACTATGTCCTGGGCCGAGGAGACTTGAAGTCCGCTGCCCCTGACGGGCCGCGCGTGGCAGTGGTCGGGTCCGGGCCGGCGGGCCTCACGGTCGCCGGCGACCTGGCGCGGCGGGGCTACCGCGTGACGGTGTTCGAAGCCTTGCACGCAGGCGGCGGCGTGCTGCGCTACGGGATTCCGAATTTCCGTCTGCCGAAGACCGTGCTCCAGGCGGAGACTGACTACGTGCGCGGCCTCGGCGTCGAGTTGCGGCTGGATGCCGTCATCGGGCGCCTGTACACCTTGCCGCAGCTCCTGGAGTCAGGCTACAGCGCGGCGTTCATCGGCACCGGTGCGGGCACGCCGCACTTCCTGGAGATCGAGGGCGAGAATCTGAACGGGGTGTACTCGGCGAACGAGTTCCTGACGCGCGCGAATCTGATGCAGGCGTACCGCGTGGGCGAGGTCGACACGCCGATATGGGTCGGCGACCGGGTGGTCGTCGTGGGCGGCGGCAACGTGGCGATGGACGCAGCGCGGGTCGCGCTGCGCCTGGGCGCGCGCGAAGTGAGCATCGTGTATCGGCGGTCGCGCACCGAGATGCCGGCGCGCGCCGAGGAGGTCGCGCACGCGGAGGAAGAGGGCATCCGTTTCGAGATGCTGACCAACCCGACGCGCATTCTGTCCGACGGCGACTTCTGGGTCGGCGGCATCGAGTGTCAGCGCATGGACCTGGGCGAGCCGGACGAGTCGGGGCGGCGGCGGCCGGTGCCGCGCCCGGGGTCCGAGTTCGTCATCGCGGCGGACACGGTCATCATCGCCATCGGCACCGCAGCCAACCCGCTCGTCCAGCAGACCACGCCGGGGCTCGCGGTGAACCAGCGCGGGTACATCGTAGTTGACAACGAAACAGGGCTGACGAGCTTGCCTCGGGTGTACGCGGGCGGCGACATCGTCACCGGCTCGGCGACAGTCATCGAGGCGATGGGCGCGGGCCGGCGCGCGGCGTCGGCGATCCACGAGGAATTGAGCTAG